The Deinococcus wulumuqiensis R12 genome has a window encoding:
- a CDS encoding DUF4127 family protein → MRPLPVLAALLLASAQAQTLLPLDSRPATRTLPAQIAGLTGKTPHLPPASLLGTAARGADPAALSDWLRAQPTDGPLVVSLDALAYGGLVQSRNSPLSAAQALAHLAPLKDWTARTGQPVYAFITLPREPDAADRARNLAVVREVMAWARQGHLTELHIAWDDALPGSPAPAEGAALAAEAPANVRVYPGADEVASMLVARALAPQPQTVRFEYSDPARAEQVIKYEGIPLTQSARNHAEASGFTVTDSGPADLTVYVYNGGDPRQAALRVSALLRRGPVGVADVGSVNMGNARMWRDLQTLRQSANLQALAAWGTPGNNLGTALAHAKLALSGADPVRQDALLAREYANDVIYSAEVRATLRKVIPEKEMNAPAAREALLRLAHTSFPLRLGQVYDLRDAALPWGRSFEWEFDLSVN, encoded by the coding sequence ATGCGCCCTTTGCCCGTCCTCGCGGCCCTGCTGCTTGCCAGTGCGCAGGCCCAGACCCTGCTGCCCCTCGACTCACGCCCAGCGACCCGCACCCTGCCTGCTCAGATAGCGGGGCTGACCGGAAAAACGCCGCACCTGCCCCCGGCGTCTCTGCTGGGCACGGCGGCACGTGGGGCCGACCCCGCCGCCCTGAGCGACTGGCTCCGCGCCCAGCCGACGGACGGGCCGCTGGTCGTTTCGCTCGACGCCCTCGCGTATGGCGGTCTGGTGCAGTCGCGCAACAGTCCACTGAGTGCGGCGCAGGCCCTCGCGCATCTGGCCCCGCTGAAAGACTGGACGGCCCGCACCGGGCAGCCGGTCTACGCCTTCATCACCCTGCCGCGTGAGCCGGACGCTGCCGACCGGGCGCGGAATCTGGCGGTGGTGCGCGAGGTGATGGCGTGGGCACGCCAGGGCCACCTGACCGAGCTGCATATCGCCTGGGACGACGCCCTGCCCGGCAGCCCCGCTCCGGCGGAAGGCGCGGCGCTGGCTGCCGAGGCCCCCGCCAACGTGCGTGTCTACCCCGGAGCCGACGAGGTCGCGTCCATGCTGGTCGCCCGCGCTCTGGCTCCGCAGCCGCAGACCGTGCGCTTCGAGTACAGCGACCCCGCCAGGGCCGAGCAGGTCATCAAGTACGAGGGCATTCCCCTGACCCAGAGCGCCAGAAACCATGCCGAGGCGAGCGGTTTTACCGTGACGGACAGCGGCCCTGCCGACCTGACCGTCTATGTCTACAACGGCGGCGACCCCCGGCAGGCGGCGCTGCGGGTGAGCGCCCTGCTGCGGCGCGGGCCGGTGGGGGTGGCGGACGTGGGCAGCGTCAACATGGGCAACGCCCGAATGTGGCGCGACCTGCAAACGCTGCGCCAGAGCGCCAATTTGCAGGCGCTGGCCGCCTGGGGCACGCCCGGCAACAACCTCGGCACGGCGCTGGCCCACGCCAAACTCGCGCTTTCGGGGGCCGACCCGGTGCGGCAAGACGCCCTGCTCGCCCGCGAGTACGCCAACGACGTGATTTACAGCGCCGAGGTGCGGGCGACGCTGCGCAAAGTCATTCCCGAAAAGGAGATGAACGCGCCCGCCGCACGGGAAGCGCTGCTGCGCCTCGCCCACACCTCTTTTCCGCTGCGGCTGGGGCAGGTGTACGACCTCAGAGACGCTGCCCTGCCCTGGGGCCGCTCCTTCGAGTGGGAATTCGACCTCAGCGTCAATTGA
- a CDS encoding DUF5639 domain-containing protein yields the protein MEKDKNADAHASINHQPSTINISPGDQTLTVSADTPLLDVYAALPPGLYPPFPPVELPGGVGGLVSRGGFGQNFFFGAEVLGVTFRAPSGRIVKAGGRTVKNVQGYDLTRPFVGSFGALGQALEVTLRLRPGLSVRHVAAPGTLAGLPPTSARFVWEESGTVHLMHFGHPADVERALEALPGAAEVTGGQDLSRHFPDGVGVGEGGSVQDLRFGWVNGGARPEVPALFGKLAARL from the coding sequence ATGGAAAAAGACAAAAACGCTGACGCTCACGCCTCTATCAACCATCAACCATCCACCATCAACATTTCCCCCGGCGACCAGACCCTCACCGTCAGCGCCGATACTCCCTTGCTGGACGTGTACGCGGCGCTGCCGCCCGGCCTTTATCCGCCGTTTCCGCCGGTGGAGTTGCCGGGCGGGGTGGGCGGCCTCGTGTCGCGCGGGGGCTTCGGGCAGAACTTCTTTTTCGGGGCGGAGGTGCTGGGCGTGACCTTCCGCGCTCCCAGTGGACGCATCGTGAAGGCGGGCGGGCGCACGGTGAAAAATGTGCAGGGCTACGACCTGACGCGGCCTTTCGTGGGCAGTTTCGGCGCACTCGGGCAGGCGCTGGAGGTCACGCTGAGACTGCGCCCCGGCCTGAGCGTGCGGCATGTGGCCGCGCCGGGCACGCTGGCCGGGCTGCCGCCCACGTCGGCCCGCTTCGTGTGGGAGGAGAGCGGCACGGTTCACCTGATGCACTTCGGGCACCCGGCGGATGTGGAGCGGGCGCTGGAGGCACTCCCCGGCGCGGCGGAGGTGACGGGTGGCCAAGACCTGAGCCGTCATTTCCCTGACGGCGTGGGCGTGGGCGAGGGAGGGAGCGTGCAGGATTTGCGCTTTGGCTGGGTCAACGGCGGGGCGCGGCCCGAGGTTCCGGCGCTGTTCGGCAAGCTGGCGGCGAGGTTGTGA
- a CDS encoding CshA/CshB family fibrillar adhesin-related protein translates to MNVPHISFTFARTVQASKPGRPFLKVLLAGLLLGASSTVQAAAYATGGTGKYKSQILWLTWGGGTNGTNNTTLTNGATTTATVPVYGVNMVVSCSLSGIGGGGITSYAPGGWKDDGLDNLYNIGGLGTSNTLVNGIRTAQSGLSSNFTVTCSATLDGKPYGLPGLVVADAESMAGAEFIKATADGTWQVMERLTCGTREYNAELTSDSKTITFSTPTEGDCNAVNESGSGSNALGLTFLTFNSSAYTGANRQITFDVSIKGRGLTAVALGVLAPYLDSGDAPSSYGGVAHFYPPALTADGLSAGAKTSITAANFQVSTLNTIPATNKLGNQEDPDGTGLTGNTAATTDDTTGADDEDGVNASALPVLNVKSVGSYIVPVACSGTGTVKGWIDFNINGIFDAGESAQTTCGGAGSTVNLTFPIPADIKSGQSYLRVRYATNAAELALPSGIATSGEVEDYALAIYTQVTLTKTWGALAVTGNQVDLNISGGGLSTPQTKTVTAKASDKTQAFVIGGTSATVGESGGQVNDYLASITCKKVSDGTTLVTGAAGATSATFTVPRDSNIDCTIHNELRLPNVPQMKKYVRNLPNGAFGTATHAQPGTILQYCIAFQNTGNGPAKKFKLTDAFPANTSAAYPNGSTDTAKWNLTYSASGADLTGRTTAPTASALPAGATLTVGSVATATPSGTSQGIILDLGAAGLPAGGTGTVCFDAKIN, encoded by the coding sequence ATGAACGTACCACACATTTCCTTTACATTCGCCAGAACAGTTCAGGCCAGCAAGCCGGGGCGTCCGTTCCTGAAGGTTTTGCTCGCGGGCCTTCTGCTGGGGGCCTCCTCCACGGTGCAGGCGGCGGCTTATGCCACGGGCGGTACGGGGAAATATAAGTCGCAGATTCTGTGGTTGACCTGGGGCGGGGGAACGAACGGAACCAACAATACAACGCTGACCAATGGGGCCACCACGACAGCCACGGTTCCCGTGTATGGCGTGAATATGGTCGTAAGCTGTAGCTTAAGCGGCATAGGTGGCGGAGGTATTACCTCCTATGCACCAGGCGGCTGGAAAGATGACGGCCTCGACAACCTCTATAACATCGGTGGTCTGGGTACGAGCAATACCTTGGTCAATGGTATTCGGACCGCGCAAAGCGGGTTGTCCAGCAACTTTACCGTAACTTGCTCCGCCACTCTGGACGGTAAGCCTTACGGCCTCCCCGGATTGGTGGTTGCCGATGCCGAATCCATGGCGGGAGCGGAGTTTATCAAGGCCACGGCGGATGGCACCTGGCAAGTGATGGAGCGCCTGACTTGTGGGACACGAGAGTACAACGCCGAGCTTACGAGCGATTCCAAAACCATTACTTTTTCTACGCCAACTGAAGGGGATTGTAACGCAGTTAACGAATCGGGGAGTGGTTCTAATGCACTGGGTCTTACATTCCTGACTTTCAACTCCTCAGCCTATACGGGTGCAAATCGCCAGATTACTTTTGATGTGTCTATCAAAGGTAGAGGTCTAACAGCGGTCGCTCTTGGAGTTCTGGCCCCCTATCTTGACTCAGGGGATGCTCCAAGCAGTTATGGCGGAGTGGCTCATTTTTACCCGCCTGCACTGACTGCCGACGGCCTTTCTGCGGGGGCAAAAACCTCTATTACCGCTGCCAATTTTCAAGTCAGCACCCTAAACACGATTCCTGCCACCAACAAACTGGGAAATCAAGAAGACCCTGACGGAACTGGTCTAACGGGTAATACGGCGGCGACCACAGACGATACGACTGGAGCCGATGATGAAGACGGCGTGAACGCTTCTGCTTTGCCTGTGCTTAATGTTAAATCTGTAGGAAGCTATATCGTTCCCGTGGCCTGCTCTGGCACAGGCACTGTAAAGGGCTGGATTGATTTTAATATCAACGGGATATTTGATGCGGGTGAGTCGGCGCAGACAACCTGTGGTGGAGCTGGTTCGACGGTCAATCTTACCTTCCCCATCCCGGCTGATATCAAATCGGGCCAGTCTTATCTGCGAGTTCGCTACGCGACAAATGCCGCCGAACTGGCCCTTCCGTCGGGGATTGCCACCTCCGGCGAGGTCGAAGATTACGCACTGGCTATCTATACCCAGGTTACCCTGACCAAGACCTGGGGGGCCTTGGCCGTGACAGGAAATCAAGTCGATCTCAATATTTCTGGCGGTGGCCTAAGTACCCCGCAGACCAAGACTGTTACGGCAAAAGCGTCAGATAAGACTCAGGCATTCGTTATTGGTGGAACATCAGCCACGGTTGGTGAGTCTGGTGGACAAGTAAATGATTATCTGGCAAGCATTACTTGTAAAAAGGTATCTGATGGCACAACTTTGGTCACAGGTGCAGCAGGTGCGACCAGTGCCACTTTTACCGTTCCACGAGACAGCAACATCGACTGCACGATTCACAATGAATTACGCTTGCCCAATGTGCCTCAAATGAAAAAGTATGTCCGTAATCTGCCCAACGGGGCTTTCGGGACGGCGACTCACGCTCAGCCCGGTACTATTTTGCAATACTGTATCGCCTTCCAGAATACGGGAAATGGGCCAGCCAAAAAGTTCAAACTCACCGACGCCTTCCCAGCAAATACAAGTGCTGCTTATCCTAATGGCAGTACCGATACAGCCAAGTGGAACTTGACTTACTCGGCATCAGGCGCTGATTTGACGGGAAGGACGACTGCGCCCACCGCCTCTGCCTTGCCTGCGGGCGCAACTTTGACGGTTGGTTCTGTGGCCACGGCCACTCCAAGCGGAACAAGCCAGGGCATCATTCTCGATCTTGGGGCCGCTGGGTTGCCAGCTGGCGGCACAGGTACCGTCTGTTTCGACGCCAAGATTAACTGA
- the cpdB gene encoding 2',3'-cyclic-nucleotide 2'-phosphodiesterase has protein sequence MLRGVKQFPLLLTGLLLSSCTAMQGQRAQTVDLRILETSDLHTHALGYDYYQDKPTGEFGLEYTASLITAARAEKANSLLFDNGDLIQGNPLGDYVARVQPLKAGEMHPMHRAMQTLKYDGATLGNHEFNYGLDFLDRVLKAAPMPYVSANVQNLDGTPRFTPYVIQRKVMKDVEGRPAVVNVGIIGFVPPQIMQWDKANLEGKVKAVDILEAANRYVPEMKAKGADIIIALNHSGIDRGEYMVGQEAAGAALTRVPGIDVVLSGHSHQEFPSATYKDVTGADIAKGTIGGKPSTMPGFWGNNLGVIDLKLSYDPASKKWNVVDSQAALRPIWDKAAKKSLVQPSAAIASAVKTQHEGTLTYVRGKVADLTAPINSYWALVQDDPSVQLVSNAQAAYVKNALKDTQYGNLPVLSAAAPFKAGGRSGASYYTDIPAGTLAIKNVADLYVYPNTVQAVLVTGAQVQEWLERSAGQFKQIDPTKTEPQALVDESFPTYNFDVIDGVTYEIDVTQPSRYGADGKVANENARRVKNLQYQGKPIDPAQQFVVATNNYRASGGGKFPGLDGTNIVLQAPDETRQALIGYFQQQQTVNPAADGNWKLTPVPGVTLLVSSSPTAQKFLPTGASYVKTRDDGFAEYTLKF, from the coding sequence ATGCTGCGGGGCGTGAAACAATTTCCGCTTCTTCTGACCGGTCTGCTTCTTTCCAGCTGCACCGCCATGCAGGGCCAGCGTGCTCAGACCGTCGACCTGCGCATTCTGGAAACGAGCGACCTGCACACGCACGCGCTCGGCTACGACTACTACCAGGACAAGCCCACCGGTGAATTCGGCCTGGAATACACCGCCAGCCTGATTACGGCGGCCCGCGCCGAAAAAGCCAACAGCCTGCTGTTCGACAACGGCGACCTGATTCAGGGCAACCCGCTCGGGGACTACGTGGCCCGCGTGCAGCCGCTGAAGGCGGGCGAAATGCACCCCATGCACCGCGCCATGCAGACCCTGAAGTACGACGGGGCCACCCTCGGCAACCACGAATTCAACTACGGCCTGGACTTCCTCGACCGGGTGCTTAAAGCGGCCCCGATGCCGTATGTCAGCGCCAACGTGCAAAACCTCGACGGCACGCCGCGCTTTACGCCCTACGTCATTCAGCGCAAGGTGATGAAAGACGTGGAGGGCCGCCCCGCCGTCGTCAACGTGGGCATCATCGGCTTCGTGCCGCCGCAGATCATGCAGTGGGACAAGGCCAACCTCGAAGGCAAAGTGAAGGCGGTGGACATCCTCGAAGCCGCCAACCGTTACGTCCCCGAAATGAAGGCGAAGGGCGCCGACATCATCATCGCCCTGAACCACTCCGGCATCGACCGGGGCGAGTACATGGTGGGGCAAGAAGCGGCGGGCGCGGCGCTGACCCGCGTGCCCGGCATCGACGTGGTACTCAGTGGTCACAGCCACCAGGAATTTCCCAGCGCGACCTACAAGGACGTGACGGGCGCGGACATCGCCAAGGGCACCATCGGCGGCAAGCCCAGCACCATGCCCGGCTTCTGGGGCAACAACCTCGGCGTGATTGACCTCAAGCTGAGCTACGACCCCGCCAGCAAGAAATGGAACGTGGTGGACAGCCAGGCCGCGCTGCGCCCCATCTGGGACAAGGCCGCCAAAAAGAGCCTCGTGCAGCCCAGCGCCGCCATCGCCAGCGCGGTCAAGACCCAGCACGAAGGCACCCTGACCTACGTGCGCGGCAAGGTCGCCGACCTGACGGCTCCCATCAACTCCTACTGGGCGCTGGTGCAGGACGACCCCAGCGTGCAGCTCGTGAGCAATGCCCAGGCCGCCTACGTCAAAAATGCGCTGAAGGACACCCAGTACGGGAACCTCCCCGTGCTGAGCGCCGCCGCACCCTTCAAGGCCGGGGGCCGCTCCGGCGCGAGCTACTACACCGACATTCCCGCCGGGACGCTCGCCATCAAGAACGTGGCCGACCTCTACGTGTACCCCAACACCGTGCAGGCCGTGCTGGTCACGGGCGCACAGGTGCAGGAGTGGCTGGAACGTTCGGCGGGGCAGTTCAAGCAGATCGACCCCACCAAGACCGAGCCGCAGGCGCTGGTGGACGAGTCGTTCCCCACCTACAACTTCGACGTGATCGACGGCGTGACCTACGAAATCGACGTGACCCAGCCCTCCCGCTACGGCGCGGACGGCAAGGTCGCCAACGAGAACGCCCGCCGCGTCAAGAACCTCCAGTACCAGGGCAAGCCGATTGACCCCGCGCAGCAGTTCGTCGTCGCCACCAACAACTACCGCGCTTCGGGCGGCGGCAAGTTCCCCGGTCTGGACGGCACGAACATCGTCCTGCAAGCGCCCGACGAAACGCGGCAGGCCCTGATCGGCTACTTTCAGCAGCAGCAGACGGTCAACCCTGCCGCCGACGGCAACTGGAAGCTGACGCCCGTGCCTGGCGTGACCCTGCTGGTGTCGAGCAGTCCCACCGCGCAGAAGTTCCTGCCGACGGGCGCCAGCTACGTCAAGACCCGCGACGACGGCTTTGCCGAGTACACCCTGAAGTTCTGA
- a CDS encoding FAD-binding oxidoreductase, giving the protein MTTTHPSPLTTDLLRALKPHQVLTRLSERLNYRYDAIQFGVTPLAVVLPESTADVVVAVKAAKAAGVPIIGRGAASGLSGGVTPLQESLVVSFTRMTGLRIFPERREAVAQPGVVTLRVSEAAKPHGLTYPPDPASFRTSTIGGNLGENAGGPMCFKYGVTGDYVKALEFVDTDGDIHRLTRDCYDLAGLLIGSEGTLGLMTEATLRLIAPPKFTRTLMCHFAEVGQAAEAVSSAIAAGAVPSKLEFMDTACTNAIEDYLHLGLPREAGAVLLVDTDGDDPAMVDAELELVAQACEAAGGTVKRAATPAEADALWQARRSISPALGRIRPQRMNEDIVVPRSALPDVVREIRALGDASPFHLVQFGHIGDGNLHPNIMFDPRTEDEAAVHDLAHQIALVAIRHGGVLSGEHGIGTMKRDFMRDAVDPVTLSALWDVKRALDPAERLNPGKILPEMLMVDR; this is encoded by the coding sequence ATGACCACCACCCACCCCTCACCCCTCACCACCGACCTGCTCCGCGCCCTCAAGCCCCACCAGGTTCTGACCCGACTCTCCGAGCGCCTGAACTACCGCTACGACGCCATTCAGTTCGGCGTCACTCCACTGGCCGTGGTGCTGCCCGAATCCACCGCCGATGTGGTGGTCGCCGTCAAAGCCGCGAAGGCGGCGGGCGTGCCCATCATCGGGCGGGGGGCGGCAAGTGGCCTCAGCGGAGGCGTCACGCCCTTGCAGGAATCGCTGGTGGTCAGCTTTACCCGCATGACGGGCCTCCGCATCTTCCCCGAACGGCGCGAGGCGGTGGCGCAGCCGGGCGTGGTGACGCTGCGGGTCAGCGAAGCCGCCAAGCCCCACGGCCTGACCTATCCGCCGGACCCCGCATCTTTTCGCACCAGCACCATCGGCGGCAACCTCGGCGAGAACGCGGGCGGGCCGATGTGTTTCAAGTACGGCGTGACGGGCGATTATGTGAAGGCGCTGGAATTCGTGGATACGGACGGCGACATTCACCGCCTGACCCGCGACTGCTACGACCTGGCGGGCCTGCTGATTGGCTCCGAGGGCACGCTGGGGCTGATGACCGAGGCCACCCTGCGCCTGATTGCGCCGCCCAAGTTTACCCGCACGCTGATGTGCCATTTCGCGGAAGTCGGGCAGGCCGCCGAGGCCGTGAGCAGCGCGATTGCGGCGGGCGCGGTGCCGTCCAAGCTGGAATTTATGGACACCGCCTGCACCAACGCCATCGAGGACTACCTGCACCTGGGGCTGCCGCGCGAGGCCGGGGCCGTGCTGCTGGTGGACACCGACGGCGACGACCCGGCGATGGTGGACGCCGAGCTGGAACTGGTCGCGCAGGCGTGCGAGGCCGCCGGGGGCACCGTCAAACGCGCCGCCACGCCCGCCGAGGCCGACGCGCTGTGGCAGGCCCGCCGCAGCATCTCGCCCGCACTGGGGCGCATCCGGCCGCAGCGCATGAACGAGGACATCGTGGTGCCGCGCAGCGCCCTGCCCGACGTGGTGCGCGAAATCCGCGCCCTGGGCGACGCCAGCCCGTTTCATCTGGTGCAGTTCGGACACATCGGGGACGGCAACCTGCACCCCAACATCATGTTCGACCCGCGCACCGAGGACGAAGCCGCCGTCCACGACCTCGCCCATCAAATCGCCCTGGTCGCCATCCGGCACGGCGGCGTGCTGAGCGGCGAACACGGCATCGGCACCATGAAACGCGACTTCATGCGCGACGCCGTCGACCCCGTGACACTTTCCGCCCTCTGGGACGTGAAAAGGGCACTCGACCCGGCGGAGCGGCTGAATCCGGGGAAAATCCTGCCGGAGATGTTGATGGTGGATAGGTGA